From a single Bryobacter aggregatus MPL3 genomic region:
- a CDS encoding class I SAM-dependent methyltransferase yields the protein MNPAEFQNIAAAEQEMWWFAGMRQILEAWIARLPGDRLTDVLEAGCGTGYLSQWLARRYGWRMFPVDLDEAGLRYGLEAGLPRLVQTDIARLPYRDACFDGLVSLDVLVHFPRGGEREALREFARVLRPGGKLILRVSALDILRSRHSQFAGEKQRFDAARLRGVLEETGFRVLDLSAANSLLLPVALLKFRVWEEWTQQAPRSGVEMPGQLLNRLLRLPLEIEAGWIRMGGRFPIGQSLLVLAEKS from the coding sequence ATGAATCCAGCAGAGTTTCAGAACATCGCCGCCGCCGAGCAGGAGATGTGGTGGTTTGCGGGGATGCGCCAGATCCTCGAGGCCTGGATCGCCCGCTTACCGGGAGATCGATTGACCGACGTCCTTGAGGCGGGTTGCGGCACCGGCTATCTGTCGCAATGGTTGGCGCGGCGTTATGGCTGGCGCATGTTTCCGGTGGATCTCGATGAGGCGGGCCTGCGCTATGGCTTGGAGGCGGGCCTGCCCCGGCTGGTGCAGACCGATATCGCGCGGCTGCCGTATCGCGATGCGTGTTTTGACGGCCTGGTGTCCCTTGATGTTCTTGTACATTTTCCAAGGGGTGGCGAGCGCGAGGCGCTCCGGGAGTTTGCCCGGGTGCTGCGGCCCGGGGGCAAACTGATCCTGCGCGTGTCGGCGTTGGATATTTTGAGAAGCCGCCATTCACAATTTGCTGGGGAAAAGCAGCGCTTTGACGCGGCGCGGCTGCGCGGCGTCTTGGAGGAGACGGGGTTTCGGGTGCTCGATCTGAGCGCGGCGAACTCGCTGCTGCTGCCGGTTGCGCTGCTGAAGTTCCGAGTCTGGGAAGAATGGACGCAGCAGGCGCCACGCAGCGGCGTCGAGATGCCAGGCCAGTTGCTGAACCGGCTGCTGCGGCTGCCGCTTGAAATCGAAGCGGGCTGGATCCGGATGGGGGGCCGTTTTCCAATTGGCCAAAGTCTGCTGGTTTTGGCCGAGAAATCATAG
- a CDS encoding NAD-dependent epimerase/dehydratase family protein — protein sequence MSLAAYQGMRVLVTGGLGFIGSNLALRLEELGASVTVVDSLVAGCGGNRANLAGSGVRVIEADLSEPAAIEEALARAQVVFNLAGEISHIHSMEYPERDLHLNTLSQLRFLDACRRVNRGVRIVYAGTRQTFGRPRYLPVDEQHPIRPIDFNGVHKYAATMYHLMMSELGELDAMVLLLTNVYGPRMSLNIAGQGFLGVFFRKALLGEPLAVYGDGEQLRDPVYVDDVAEAFLLAGVAHGCVEREYNIGGAEPLMLREIAEEIGGEARRVPFPAHLQPIDIGSYYTDSRRAERVLGWRPRTSFGEGVRRTMDFYRLWFAAYLDPQEELRRELPEHAGIRRRLEFTISR from the coding sequence ATGAGCCTTGCCGCCTATCAAGGAATGCGGGTGCTGGTGACTGGGGGACTGGGCTTCATCGGCAGCAATCTTGCGTTGCGCCTGGAAGAATTGGGCGCTTCGGTGACGGTGGTGGACTCGCTGGTTGCGGGCTGTGGCGGCAACCGGGCGAATCTAGCGGGCAGCGGAGTGCGGGTGATCGAAGCGGATCTGAGCGAGCCAGCGGCAATCGAAGAGGCGCTCGCGCGGGCGCAGGTGGTGTTCAATCTGGCGGGCGAGATCAGTCACATCCATTCGATGGAGTATCCGGAGCGGGACCTGCACCTCAATACGCTGTCGCAGTTGAGGTTTCTCGATGCTTGCCGCCGGGTGAATCGCGGGGTGCGCATTGTCTATGCCGGAACGCGCCAGACCTTTGGACGGCCCCGCTACCTTCCTGTCGACGAGCAGCATCCGATCCGTCCGATCGACTTCAACGGCGTCCACAAGTACGCCGCGACGATGTACCACCTGATGATGAGCGAACTGGGCGAACTCGACGCGATGGTGCTGCTGCTCACTAATGTGTACGGTCCGCGGATGAGCTTGAATATCGCGGGGCAAGGCTTTCTGGGTGTCTTCTTTCGGAAGGCGTTGTTGGGCGAGCCACTGGCGGTCTATGGGGATGGCGAGCAACTGCGGGACCCGGTTTATGTCGATGATGTTGCGGAGGCTTTTTTGCTGGCCGGGGTCGCCCATGGTTGTGTCGAACGGGAGTACAACATCGGTGGCGCGGAGCCATTGATGCTGCGCGAGATTGCGGAAGAGATTGGCGGCGAGGCGCGGCGGGTTCCGTTTCCGGCGCATCTGCAGCCGATCGATATCGGAAGCTACTACACCGACAGCCGGAGGGCGGAGCGAGTGCTCGGCTGGCGTCCGCGGACGAGCTTTGGCGAGGGAGTACGGCGGACGATGGACTTTTATCGATTGTGGTTTGCGGCCTATCTCGACCCGCAAGAGGAGCTGCGCCGCGAGTTGCCGGAGCATGCCGGCATCCGCCGCCGGCTGGAATTCACCATAAGCCGATGA
- a CDS encoding DegT/DnrJ/EryC1/StrS family aminotransferase has product MRIPIVNLKPAIEETRAAWEANLAALYERGVFILGPELERFERDLAKSLGAVDAVGVSSGSSAIELCLRDAGVTSAKQQVIVPALTAPFSAVAVLAAGATPRFADIDLETLQVDPKDIADRIGSKTAALLPVHLYGQPCAIGKIAKLAKQAKLKLVQDACQAHGAMPFTEYGNYVALSFYPTKNLGCLGDGGAILTAKESVAQRLRQARDGGRGPNQVAVVPGINARLDEMQCCYLNAFLPQLEVWNEKRRRLAAIYDEMLRGLAGVQLLRRAANSVCHLYVIRAERRDRLREHLTQAGIGAGIHYPVPLHLHPAFSGAKQKKGDLPHAERAAREILSLPLWPQLPEDQVRETAEAVIGFYKQ; this is encoded by the coding sequence ATGCGCATTCCAATAGTTAATCTGAAGCCGGCGATCGAAGAAACGCGCGCCGCCTGGGAAGCGAATCTGGCTGCGCTGTATGAGCGCGGCGTGTTTATTCTGGGGCCGGAATTGGAGCGCTTTGAGAGGGATCTCGCAAAGAGTCTGGGCGCGGTGGATGCGGTGGGGGTGAGTTCCGGGTCGAGCGCGATTGAGCTATGTCTGCGCGATGCCGGGGTGACGAGCGCGAAGCAGCAGGTGATTGTGCCGGCGCTGACGGCGCCCTTTAGTGCGGTTGCGGTGCTGGCTGCCGGGGCGACGCCGCGCTTTGCCGATATTGACCTTGAGACTTTGCAGGTGGACCCGAAGGACATCGCTGATCGCATCGGCTCAAAGACCGCCGCCTTGCTGCCGGTGCATCTGTATGGGCAGCCGTGCGCGATCGGGAAGATCGCGAAGCTCGCGAAACAGGCAAAGCTGAAGCTGGTGCAGGATGCTTGCCAGGCGCATGGCGCGATGCCTTTTACCGAATATGGGAACTACGTGGCTTTGAGCTTTTACCCGACCAAGAATCTGGGTTGTCTGGGGGACGGTGGTGCGATTCTGACGGCGAAGGAGAGCGTGGCGCAGCGCTTGCGCCAGGCGCGCGATGGCGGGCGGGGTCCGAATCAGGTGGCCGTTGTCCCTGGCATCAATGCCCGTCTTGACGAGATGCAGTGCTGTTATCTGAACGCGTTTCTGCCGCAACTCGAGGTCTGGAATGAGAAGCGGCGCCGGCTGGCGGCGATCTACGATGAGATGTTGCGCGGCCTGGCGGGTGTGCAGTTGTTGCGCCGCGCGGCGAACAGCGTTTGCCACCTGTATGTGATCCGCGCCGAGCGCCGGGATCGCTTGCGGGAGCATCTGACACAAGCGGGAATTGGCGCGGGGATTCATTATCCGGTGCCGTTGCATCTGCATCCGGCCTTCTCCGGGGCCAAGCAGAAGAAGGGCGATCTGCCGCATGCGGAACGCGCGGCGCGCGAGATTCTGTCCCTGCCGCTTTGGCCGCAGTTGCCGGAAGATCAGGTGCGGGAGACGGCCGAAGCGGTAATCGGCTTCTACAAGCAATGA
- a CDS encoding glycosyltransferase family 2 protein: protein MFPFGVSVFFPAFNDAPSLPELIGKTFRVLAANVVDYEVIVINDGSADCTGAVLEELVSLHGPRLRIVTHPVNRGYGAALRSGFAAATKEFVFYTDGDGQYDVGEMTKLFPLMRPGVSFVNGYKLERNDPWHRIVIGKAYNQFARFLFGVHLRDIDCDFRFIRRSLLADLESTSGTVCVELVRKLELCGMEVAEVGVHHYPRQHGRSQFFRIRSLMTTFYQLFRLWWWLLVMPRLGMKRADAHSNS, encoded by the coding sequence ATGTTTCCCTTTGGGGTCAGCGTATTCTTTCCTGCTTTTAATGATGCACCGTCCTTGCCTGAGTTAATTGGCAAGACCTTCCGTGTGTTGGCAGCCAATGTTGTTGATTATGAAGTAATTGTCATTAATGACGGCAGTGCGGATTGTACCGGCGCGGTGCTTGAGGAGTTAGTTTCTCTTCATGGTCCTCGGCTGCGTATTGTGACGCATCCGGTGAATCGCGGCTACGGCGCGGCGCTGCGGAGCGGCTTTGCGGCGGCGACGAAAGAGTTTGTCTTTTATACCGACGGCGATGGGCAATACGATGTCGGTGAGATGACAAAGCTGTTTCCGTTGATGCGGCCGGGAGTGTCCTTTGTCAACGGCTACAAATTAGAACGCAACGATCCCTGGCATCGCATTGTGATCGGCAAAGCGTATAACCAGTTTGCGCGTTTCTTATTTGGCGTTCATCTTCGCGATATCGATTGTGACTTTCGCTTCATCCGGCGGAGTTTGCTGGCGGACTTAGAGTCGACCTCGGGGACGGTCTGTGTCGAACTGGTTCGCAAGCTGGAACTGTGTGGCATGGAGGTGGCGGAGGTGGGAGTCCATCACTATCCGCGCCAGCATGGCAGGAGCCAGTTTTTTAGGATTCGAAGCCTCATGACGACCTTCTACCAGTTGTTCCGGCTGTGGTGGTGGTTGCTGGTGATGCCTCGGCTGGGAATGAAGCGGGCCGATGCGCATTCCAATAGTTAA
- a CDS encoding SpoIIE family protein phosphatase, translating to MALELSIRTQDGATRNFPLQGALVGLGRATTNELCYAEDFGLSRQHLSFEKIDGVWHVRDLGSKNGTTVNGFRIANSTPLANGDIIHAGHLQISFGGEDEPAAINQTVMFVEHADVESAPANTVVSSLKDVTPAQSMSNERHAAALVRAGRELAGHRDLSELFQLILDLSVEAVGGSRGVLMTLEGEVLEPRANRGEGFRISKTIRDQVIRDKNSLLVLDTTMDEVFKMQASIVMQRVRSFMAVPLQTNEKVIGLLYIDMPDITREFSKEDLSLLTVMSNVAAIRIEHARLNEVEAQERMMAKELSQAGEIQRSLLPTRPPVVPGMDVAGLNLPCRTVGGDYYDFFQLSDGKVAIAVGDVAGKGMPAAMLMSSLQARLQILVETDENPASIVTRLNRSISPNCPDNRFITFFLAILDPASGEIRYCNAGHNPPLLVKASGLTERLEGGGIILGILPTAQYTEHRSAIHKGDTLVMYSDGVSEAMPTGVDEEFGEMRISMAILNRSSQSALHMIEGVMQDLHSWCAGAPYADDVTLVIAKKP from the coding sequence ATGGCATTGGAACTCAGCATTCGCACGCAGGACGGAGCAACTCGTAATTTCCCTCTTCAGGGAGCACTGGTTGGCTTAGGCCGTGCGACCACCAATGAGCTTTGTTATGCGGAAGATTTTGGGCTTTCGCGCCAACATCTGAGCTTTGAGAAGATTGATGGCGTCTGGCATGTCCGGGACTTGGGGAGCAAGAACGGGACGACTGTGAACGGGTTTCGCATCGCCAACTCGACTCCTTTGGCCAACGGCGACATCATTCATGCCGGGCATCTGCAAATCAGCTTTGGCGGCGAGGATGAGCCCGCTGCGATCAACCAGACGGTGATGTTTGTCGAGCATGCCGATGTCGAATCGGCGCCGGCCAATACCGTGGTTTCGAGCCTGAAGGACGTCACTCCGGCGCAATCGATGTCGAATGAGCGGCACGCCGCGGCGCTGGTGCGGGCTGGCCGGGAGCTGGCCGGGCACCGGGATCTGAGCGAACTCTTCCAGTTGATTCTCGATCTTTCGGTGGAAGCGGTGGGGGGCTCGCGAGGTGTATTGATGACCCTCGAAGGCGAGGTGCTCGAGCCGCGGGCGAATCGCGGAGAAGGCTTTCGCATCTCAAAGACGATTCGCGACCAGGTGATTCGCGATAAGAATTCGCTGCTGGTTTTGGACACGACGATGGATGAGGTGTTCAAGATGCAGGCCAGCATCGTGATGCAGCGCGTGCGCAGCTTCATGGCCGTGCCGCTGCAGACGAATGAGAAGGTGATCGGGCTGTTGTATATCGATATGCCAGATATCACGCGTGAGTTCTCGAAAGAGGATTTGAGTCTGCTGACCGTCATGTCGAATGTGGCCGCGATCCGGATTGAGCATGCCCGCCTGAACGAGGTGGAAGCCCAGGAACGGATGATGGCCAAGGAGCTTTCGCAAGCGGGCGAGATCCAGCGCAGTCTGCTGCCCACACGGCCGCCCGTGGTGCCGGGCATGGATGTGGCGGGCTTGAATCTGCCCTGCCGTACGGTGGGCGGTGACTACTACGATTTCTTTCAGCTCTCGGACGGCAAGGTTGCGATTGCGGTGGGCGACGTCGCTGGCAAGGGGATGCCGGCGGCGATGTTGATGTCGAGCTTGCAGGCGCGCTTGCAGATTCTGGTAGAGACCGACGAGAATCCGGCGAGCATCGTCACGCGCCTGAATCGCAGCATCTCCCCGAATTGCCCGGACAATCGCTTCATCACTTTCTTTCTCGCGATTCTCGATCCGGCGAGCGGCGAGATTCGCTATTGCAATGCCGGCCACAATCCGCCGCTGCTGGTGAAGGCGAGCGGCTTGACGGAGAGGCTCGAAGGCGGCGGCATCATTCTGGGGATCCTGCCCACCGCCCAGTACACCGAGCACCGCAGCGCCATCCACAAGGGCGACACGCTGGTGATGTACAGCGACGGAGTAAGCGAGGCGATGCCGACGGGTGTCGATGAGGAATTTGGCGAGATGCGGATCTCGATGGCGATTCTGAACCGCTCGAGCCAGAGCGCGCTGCACATGATCGAAGGGGTGATGCAAGACCTCCATAGTTGGTGCGCCGGAGCTCCTTATGCGGATGATGTCACCTTAGTGATTGCCAAGAAGCCTTAG
- a CDS encoding 23S rRNA (pseudouridine(1915)-N(3))-methyltransferase RlmH, with translation MMRLDLLYIGKARDEHSNAMAEEFLKRTGRWATVSMREIHPGRYDLFAKHSAAHKVFLDPAGKNWDSARFIEFTADAERLSRDIVFLIGGHDGLPPAWKPKADLLLSLSPMTFPHELARAMLAEQIYRAFATLRGHPYPR, from the coding sequence ATGATGCGCCTTGATCTGCTCTACATTGGCAAAGCTCGCGACGAACACTCCAACGCGATGGCAGAAGAATTCCTGAAGCGCACCGGCCGCTGGGCCACCGTCTCCATGCGCGAGATCCACCCCGGCCGCTACGACCTCTTCGCCAAACACTCTGCCGCCCACAAAGTCTTCCTCGACCCGGCTGGCAAAAATTGGGATTCCGCCCGTTTCATCGAATTCACCGCCGATGCCGAACGTCTCTCCCGCGATATCGTCTTCCTGATTGGCGGCCACGACGGTCTTCCGCCCGCCTGGAAGCCCAAAGCCGACCTGCTTTTATCGCTGTCACCAATGACCTTTCCGCACGAACTGGCCCGGGCAATGTTGGCCGAACAGATCTATCGCGCCTTCGCCACCCTGCGCGGGCATCCCTATCCCCGCTAA
- the accD gene encoding acetyl-CoA carboxylase, carboxyltransferase subunit beta, whose translation MSWFKRDKPGVDTPSDADRTVRTEGLWVKCEGCKQIIFRQDLEENHNVCSKCNYHFRIDARERMNLLFDKVWTEFDADLVSTDPMTFSDSKPYKARLKAMQESTGSKDAVLSGQGRIGTHTVNACAMELKFIGGSMGAVVGEKITRAVERSLAGRQPLVVVSATGGARMQEGAVSLMQMAKISSALMRLDEASIPYISILTDPTTGGVTASFAMLGDLNIAEPGALIGFAGPRVIEQTIRQKLPEGFQRSEFLVAHGFLDAIVSRQDLRPYLARSFDFFVN comes from the coding sequence ATGTCTTGGTTTAAGCGCGACAAGCCCGGCGTCGATACCCCAAGCGATGCCGATCGCACGGTACGCACCGAAGGCCTATGGGTCAAATGCGAAGGCTGCAAGCAGATCATCTTCCGGCAGGATCTTGAAGAGAATCATAACGTTTGCAGCAAATGCAACTATCACTTCCGCATCGATGCACGAGAGCGGATGAATCTCCTCTTCGACAAGGTCTGGACGGAGTTTGACGCCGATCTGGTCTCCACCGATCCGATGACCTTCTCCGATTCGAAGCCCTATAAGGCCCGGCTCAAGGCCATGCAGGAGAGCACCGGCAGTAAGGACGCTGTCCTCAGCGGCCAGGGCCGTATCGGCACACACACAGTTAACGCCTGCGCCATGGAGCTGAAGTTCATTGGCGGCAGCATGGGCGCCGTGGTGGGAGAAAAGATCACCCGGGCCGTCGAGCGCTCGCTCGCAGGCCGGCAGCCGCTGGTTGTGGTCAGCGCCACCGGTGGCGCGCGCATGCAGGAAGGCGCCGTCAGCCTGATGCAGATGGCGAAGATTTCGAGCGCCCTGATGCGTCTGGACGAGGCGTCCATCCCCTACATCAGCATCCTCACCGACCCCACCACGGGCGGCGTCACCGCCTCCTTTGCCATGCTGGGCGATCTGAATATTGCCGAACCCGGCGCGCTCATCGGCTTTGCCGGCCCGCGCGTCATCGAGCAGACCATCCGCCAGAAACTACCCGAAGGTTTCCAGCGCAGCGAATTTCTGGTGGCCCACGGCTTTCTCGACGCCATCGTCTCCCGTCAGGATCTTCGCCCCTATCTCGCACGCAGCTTCGACTTTTTCGTGAACTGA
- a CDS encoding N-acyl-D-amino-acid deacylase family protein → MARLLASSLLAISAFAADYDLIIRGARIVDGSANPWFHADLAISGGKIAKIGNLTGKTASQTIGAQGRIVTPGFIDVHTHSEGGILHQPQAENFLRDGVTSVVTGNCGGSELDLKDFFSKLNQAKIGINLATLIGHNSIRREVIGAEDRKATRAEMERMKALVSKAMDAGAVGFSTGLEYVPGTYSATAELIELAQVSARYGGLYASHMRDEGDKVLEAIAEAIEVGRQSGSRVQISHLKQDTKAFWGNTPQMIELIEKNRLAGVDITVDQYPYIAYSTTLATTLPTWALAGGQEKLVERLQDKATRKKIFDETLDFNTKRGYSDFEYTTVARCSFEPSYEGKNIRQISALRRLPQSHESDVDTVLHLMQRGGVSVVTKAMSEDDVASIMRYRNTAIASDGGVVAMGAGRPHPRNYGTNARVINEYVRLRKLLSLEEAVRKMTSLPAQTFGFRDRGLLREGYAADLVIFDPEQVRDNATFENPHQFSSGFDVVLVNGKIAVDGGKITAQRGGQVLLRQ, encoded by the coding sequence ATGGCTAGACTCCTCGCCTCCAGCCTTCTCGCGATCTCTGCCTTTGCCGCCGATTACGACCTCATCATCCGTGGAGCGCGCATCGTCGATGGCAGCGCAAACCCATGGTTCCATGCAGACCTGGCGATCAGTGGCGGCAAGATCGCCAAGATCGGGAACCTCACCGGCAAAACCGCCTCGCAAACCATTGGAGCCCAAGGCCGCATCGTCACCCCTGGCTTCATCGATGTCCACACGCACTCTGAAGGAGGCATCCTCCATCAGCCCCAGGCCGAAAACTTCCTGCGCGACGGCGTCACCAGCGTCGTCACCGGCAACTGCGGCGGCAGCGAACTCGACCTCAAAGACTTCTTCTCGAAGCTCAACCAGGCAAAGATCGGCATCAATCTCGCCACACTCATTGGCCACAATTCCATTCGCCGCGAGGTGATCGGGGCGGAAGACCGCAAGGCGACTCGGGCCGAAATGGAGCGAATGAAAGCGCTGGTCTCGAAGGCCATGGACGCGGGCGCGGTCGGATTCTCCACCGGTCTCGAATACGTACCCGGCACCTACTCAGCCACCGCCGAGCTGATCGAACTGGCGCAAGTCTCCGCGCGTTACGGCGGACTCTATGCGTCGCACATGCGCGATGAAGGCGACAAGGTGCTCGAGGCCATCGCAGAGGCGATCGAAGTGGGCAGGCAGTCTGGCTCGCGGGTCCAGATCTCGCACCTCAAGCAGGACACCAAAGCCTTCTGGGGCAACACGCCGCAGATGATCGAGCTGATTGAGAAGAACCGGCTCGCAGGCGTCGACATCACCGTCGATCAATATCCCTACATCGCCTACTCCACCACCCTCGCAACGACGCTGCCCACCTGGGCGCTCGCCGGCGGGCAGGAGAAGCTAGTGGAGCGGCTGCAAGACAAGGCCACCCGCAAGAAGATCTTCGACGAAACGCTCGACTTCAACACAAAGCGCGGCTATTCCGATTTCGAATACACAACCGTCGCCCGTTGCAGCTTTGAGCCGAGCTACGAAGGCAAGAACATCCGCCAAATCTCCGCGCTGCGCCGCTTGCCGCAATCACATGAATCAGACGTCGACACCGTGCTGCATCTGATGCAGCGCGGCGGCGTCAGCGTCGTCACCAAGGCGATGAGCGAAGATGATGTCGCGAGCATCATGCGCTATCGCAACACGGCAATCGCCAGCGACGGCGGCGTGGTCGCGATGGGCGCCGGGCGTCCGCACCCGCGCAACTACGGCACCAACGCGCGTGTCATCAACGAGTATGTGCGGTTGCGCAAGCTGCTTTCGCTCGAAGAGGCCGTGCGCAAGATGACTTCCCTGCCCGCTCAGACCTTCGGCTTCCGCGATCGCGGACTGCTGCGCGAAGGCTATGCGGCAGACCTCGTGATCTTCGATCCCGAACAGGTGCGCGACAACGCGACCTTTGAAAATCCCCATCAGTTTTCCAGCGGCTTCGATGTCGTTCTGGTCAATGGAAAGATTGCCGTCGATGGCGGCAAAATTACCGCGCAACGCGGCGGACAGGTGTTGTTAAGACAGTAG
- a CDS encoding ATP-binding cassette domain-containing protein: MIQFSRVGKRFGHKVLFDDVNWLIGTKDRIGLVGANGTGKSTLMKIIAGIEQIDSGEMSTMRNMRIGYLPQDGLKMVGRSVFNECASVFEPIRQIERDMEAALHDMSDLDPTTEAYTAAADRFTRLDAEFRAKDGYTIDMQVGTILTGLGFSKDEWAKPCEEFSGGWQMRIALAKLLLEKPEALLLDEPTNHLDLEARNWLEEYLHNYPNTFILISHDRYFLDVTVSKIVEVWNKKVSIYSGNYTHYQRQKEERLEQMRAAQRNQQDRVAQIEAFVDRFRAKATKAKQAQSRLRELEKMEMIEIPEEEPIIHFKFPDPKPSGRVVAEFKNVAKSYGSKKVFENANFMIERGDRIALVGHNGAGKSTLIKLLTGLEGLTAGEYKLGHNVEFDYFAQDQYKALDPDSILLDDLCATAPKATETELRGLLGCFLFREEDVFKKIGVLSGGERNRYAICKLLTQPSNFVLLDEPTNHLDMRAKDILLGALKNYEGTVVFVSHDRYFIDELAKKVFEVANGTVNIYPGNYEEYLRAKTRVIEPEAVVAAPVEKIAATEEKTSNSKRVNPMKLKQLQDRLKQVEAEIATREGTLAKLDTELSNYVSAEESLRVSSAADLERSAIEQLMAEWESVSEQLS, encoded by the coding sequence ATGATTCAGTTCAGTCGAGTTGGGAAACGCTTTGGACATAAGGTCCTTTTTGATGACGTCAATTGGTTGATTGGCACCAAGGACCGCATCGGCCTGGTCGGCGCCAATGGCACCGGCAAGTCCACGTTGATGAAGATCATTGCCGGCATCGAGCAGATCGATTCCGGCGAGATGTCCACCATGCGCAACATGCGCATCGGCTATCTGCCGCAGGACGGCTTGAAGATGGTGGGCCGCAGCGTCTTCAATGAATGCGCCAGTGTTTTTGAGCCCATCCGGCAGATTGAGCGCGACATGGAAGCGGCTCTCCACGACATGTCCGATCTGGATCCCACCACCGAAGCCTACACTGCCGCGGCCGATCGATTCACCCGTCTCGATGCCGAATTCCGCGCCAAAGACGGCTACACCATCGACATGCAGGTGGGCACCATCCTCACCGGCCTTGGCTTCAGCAAGGACGAGTGGGCCAAGCCGTGCGAAGAGTTCTCCGGTGGCTGGCAGATGCGCATCGCGCTCGCGAAGTTGCTGCTCGAGAAGCCCGAAGCCCTCCTGCTCGACGAACCCACCAACCACCTCGATCTCGAAGCCCGCAACTGGCTCGAAGAGTACCTCCACAACTACCCGAACACCTTCATCCTCATCTCGCACGACCGCTACTTCCTCGACGTCACCGTCTCGAAAATTGTCGAGGTGTGGAACAAGAAAGTTAGTATCTATTCGGGCAACTACACGCACTACCAGCGGCAGAAGGAAGAGCGACTCGAGCAAATGCGCGCTGCCCAGCGCAACCAGCAGGACCGCGTCGCTCAGATCGAAGCCTTCGTTGATCGCTTCCGCGCCAAGGCGACCAAGGCGAAACAGGCCCAGAGCCGTCTGCGCGAGCTCGAAAAGATGGAGATGATCGAGATCCCTGAGGAGGAACCGATCATCCACTTCAAGTTCCCCGACCCCAAGCCCAGCGGCCGTGTCGTTGCTGAGTTCAAGAACGTCGCCAAGAGCTATGGCTCGAAGAAGGTGTTTGAGAACGCCAACTTCATGATCGAGCGCGGCGACCGCATTGCGCTGGTCGGCCACAACGGCGCCGGTAAGTCGACGCTCATCAAACTACTCACTGGTCTCGAAGGCCTGACGGCAGGCGAATACAAGCTCGGCCACAACGTCGAGTTCGACTACTTCGCCCAGGATCAATACAAGGCCCTCGACCCCGACTCGATCCTTCTCGATGACCTCTGCGCCACTGCTCCGAAGGCGACCGAAACCGAACTCCGTGGCCTGCTCGGCTGCTTTCTGTTCCGCGAAGAAGATGTCTTCAAGAAGATCGGCGTGCTGAGCGGTGGAGAACGCAACCGCTACGCCATCTGCAAGCTGCTCACCCAGCCCTCGAACTTCGTGCTGCTCGACGAGCCCACCAACCATCTCGATATGCGCGCCAAAGACATCCTGCTCGGCGCGTTGAAGAACTACGAAGGCACCGTCGTCTTCGTCAGCCACGACCGCTACTTCATCGACGAACTGGCCAAGAAAGTCTTCGAAGTCGCCAATGGTACGGTGAACATCTATCCGGGCAACTACGAAGAGTATCTGCGCGCAAAAACTCGCGTCATAGAGCCCGAAGCCGTCGTCGCCGCACCAGTAGAGAAAATCGCCGCCACCGAAGAGAAGACTTCCAATTCGAAGCGCGTGAATCCGATGAAGCTCAAGCAATTGCAGGATCGCTTGAAGCAAGTGGAAGCAGAAATCGCCACGCGGGAAGGCACTCTAGCGAAGCTCGACACCGAACTCAGCAATTACGTGAGTGCCGAAGAAAGTCTTCGTGTCTCGAGCGCCGCCGACCTCGAACGCTCTGCGATCGAGCAACTGATGGCCGAATGGGAATCAGTTTCGGAACAGCTCAGTTAG